The proteins below come from a single Candidatus Binatia bacterium genomic window:
- a CDS encoding rhodanese-like domain-containing protein — MTTRLFICFGRLPLLLAFLVLAAGCGDSASNGTGGTAPSAADIVVDVGWLADRLGDSSTQVVDARTTQSEFDAGHIPGAIRLDPLELSSAVGGVQAQVAPASLAGPLLRERGIRAGTTLVVYGKPPEFDPARVVWAMRYYGHDDVRYLDGGWAAWQAAGGAVETGPSGEPSSDYEMGAPVDALRVTADWIVDQLGAPPDDDPAIQIVDARSPKEFAAGRIPGALHVQWTRNLEEGFLLPREDIEALHAGLDKKKTTVVYCLVGWRASFGWIALELLGFEDVRVYDGSWLEWGAGGFPIETDGGVS, encoded by the coding sequence ATGACGACACGACTGTTCATCTGTTTCGGACGTCTTCCCCTTCTGCTCGCGTTCTTGGTCCTCGCTGCCGGCTGTGGGGACAGCGCGTCGAATGGCACCGGTGGCACGGCGCCTTCGGCCGCCGACATCGTCGTGGACGTCGGTTGGTTGGCCGATCGCCTCGGTGATTCGAGTACCCAGGTCGTGGACGCGCGTACCACGCAGTCCGAGTTCGATGCGGGCCACATCCCAGGGGCCATCCGGCTGGATCCGTTGGAGCTGTCTTCGGCGGTCGGGGGCGTTCAGGCGCAGGTCGCTCCGGCGTCCCTCGCGGGACCTCTCCTGCGTGAACGCGGGATCCGCGCGGGGACGACGCTCGTCGTGTACGGCAAGCCGCCCGAGTTCGATCCGGCGCGAGTCGTGTGGGCGATGCGGTACTACGGTCACGACGATGTGCGGTATCTCGATGGCGGATGGGCCGCCTGGCAGGCGGCGGGTGGGGCGGTCGAGACCGGGCCGTCGGGTGAACCGTCCTCGGACTACGAGATGGGCGCGCCCGTGGATGCGCTCCGCGTGACCGCTGATTGGATCGTCGACCAGCTGGGGGCCCCTCCGGACGACGACCCCGCGATCCAGATCGTGGACGCGCGCTCGCCCAAGGAATTCGCCGCCGGCCGGATCCCGGGCGCGTTGCACGTCCAATGGACGAGGAATCTCGAAGAGGGTTTCCTCCTGCCGCGAGAGGACATCGAGGCGCTTCACGCCGGGCTCGACAAGAAGAAGACGACCGTCGTGTACTGCCTCGTAGGATGGCGTGCTTCCTTCGGCTGGATCGCGCTCGAGTTGCTCGGGTTTGAGGACGTGCGGGTCTACGACGGCTCGTGGCTCGAGTGGGGCGCGGGCGGATTTCCGATCGAGACGGACGGGGGCGTTTCCTAA